In a single window of the Amycolatopsis sp. cg5 genome:
- a CDS encoding MCE family protein gives MLLRRTKLQLVAFAIISVVFIVYALIRFAGLGQVFGDSGYTVKLQLNESGGIFQNAEVTYRGYNVGRVGEMRLTKTGLEVDLNIDPSAPQVPSDLEAVIANRSAVGEQFVDLRPKSDAGPFLKGGSVITADRTKTPVSTERVIGDLDSLAASVPTDALRTVVDESYNAFQGTGPALQQLLDAARSFTGTAQDYLPQTVQLLDAGSKVIDTQNAEAGNLASFSKSLNELTGQLKSSDGDLRKLIGITPRVADQISEVLAESGPGLGALTANLLTTSNLVVTRLDGIEQGLVTYPLLAGGAQTVAPGDGTAHLGLALNLFNPPSCTKGYLPYNQFRTATETAPREAKADAYCAEPKGSPIDVRGAQNAPFNGVPVIPSQAEVNANKGRSAQELADARMKAIPGIAGSPGVTLLNLPQLMGL, from the coding sequence ATGCTGCTGCGCAGGACGAAACTGCAGCTGGTCGCGTTCGCGATCATCTCCGTGGTGTTCATCGTGTACGCGCTGATCCGGTTCGCCGGCCTCGGCCAGGTCTTCGGCGACAGCGGCTACACGGTCAAGCTGCAGCTCAACGAATCCGGCGGCATCTTCCAGAACGCCGAAGTCACCTACCGCGGCTACAACGTCGGCCGGGTCGGCGAGATGCGGCTGACCAAGACGGGCCTCGAGGTCGACCTGAACATCGACCCGAGCGCGCCGCAGGTGCCGAGCGACCTCGAAGCCGTGATCGCGAACCGGTCCGCGGTCGGCGAGCAGTTCGTCGACCTGCGGCCCAAGAGCGACGCCGGGCCGTTCCTCAAGGGCGGCTCGGTGATCACCGCCGACCGCACCAAGACCCCGGTCAGCACCGAGCGCGTCATCGGCGACCTCGACTCACTGGCGGCGTCCGTGCCGACCGACGCGCTGCGCACGGTCGTCGACGAGTCGTACAACGCCTTCCAGGGCACCGGGCCCGCGTTGCAGCAACTGCTCGACGCGGCACGCAGCTTCACCGGCACCGCGCAGGACTACCTGCCGCAGACCGTGCAGCTGCTCGACGCCGGCAGCAAGGTGATCGACACGCAGAACGCCGAAGCGGGCAATCTCGCGTCGTTCAGCAAGAGCCTCAACGAGCTGACCGGCCAGCTGAAGTCGTCGGACGGCGACCTGCGCAAGCTGATCGGCATCACGCCGCGCGTCGCCGACCAGATCAGCGAGGTGCTCGCCGAATCCGGGCCAGGCCTCGGCGCGTTGACCGCGAACCTGCTCACCACGTCCAACCTCGTGGTCACCAGGCTCGACGGCATCGAGCAGGGCCTGGTCACCTATCCGCTGCTCGCCGGTGGCGCGCAGACGGTGGCGCCCGGCGACGGGACCGCGCACCTCGGCCTCGCGCTGAACCTGTTCAACCCGCCCTCGTGCACCAAGGGCTACCTGCCGTACAACCAGTTCCGCACGGCCACCGAGACCGCCCCGCGCGAGGCCAAGGCCGACGCGTACTGTGCCGAACCCAAGGGCAGCCCGATCGACGTGCGCGGCGCGCAGAACGCGCCGTTCAACGGGGTCCCGGTGATCCCGTCGCAGGCGGAGGTCAACGCCAACAAGGGCAGGAGCGCACAGGAGCTCGCGGACGCGCGCATGAAGGCGATACCCGGCATCGCGGGCAGCCCCGGCGTCACGCTGCTGAACCTGCCCCAGCTCATGGGGCTTTGA
- a CDS encoding IS110 family transposase — protein MSMVVIGIDPHKSSHTAVAVDHNGRKLAQKTVKTDAGGILALWRWAAALASAQVLWAVEDGRGLAGRLVRTLIGHGAEVVWVPPKLMAQCRASARTRGKSDPIDALAVARAALREPDLPTAHLDQTALDLRLLTDRRESLVTRRTAVINALRWHLHDLDPALDTGTAKLTGPRTLATLTTALHALPDSVRRHLALDLVAEISALNKHIGRYERHLADLITPIAPTLLAIVGVSTVTAAKIIGETAGISRFRSSAAFAMHAGTAPIPVWSSGKTQFRLNRGGNRQLNTCLHRIAITQLAHHPPARDYRDRWTTTRPHATTKAALRALKRHLTNTIYRAMTTDATLQQDQLNQAA, from the coding sequence ATGTCCATGGTGGTCATCGGGATCGATCCGCACAAGTCCAGCCACACCGCGGTCGCGGTCGATCACAACGGGCGCAAACTCGCCCAGAAAACAGTCAAAACCGACGCCGGCGGGATACTCGCGCTCTGGCGCTGGGCCGCGGCCCTGGCTTCGGCGCAGGTGCTGTGGGCGGTCGAGGACGGCCGTGGCCTGGCCGGACGGCTGGTGCGCACCTTGATCGGCCACGGCGCGGAAGTGGTGTGGGTGCCGCCGAAACTCATGGCCCAGTGCCGGGCCAGCGCCCGCACCCGCGGCAAATCAGACCCGATCGACGCGCTCGCCGTCGCCCGCGCCGCACTACGCGAACCCGACCTGCCCACCGCACATCTGGACCAGACCGCGCTGGACCTGCGGCTGCTGACCGATCGCCGGGAAAGCCTGGTCACCCGCCGCACCGCGGTCATCAACGCGCTGCGCTGGCACCTGCACGACCTCGACCCCGCCCTCGACACCGGCACCGCAAAACTGACCGGGCCACGCACCCTGGCCACGCTCACCACCGCCCTGCACGCACTACCGGACAGCGTCCGCCGTCACCTCGCCCTCGACCTCGTCGCGGAGATCAGCGCCTTGAACAAGCACATCGGCCGCTACGAGCGCCACCTCGCCGACCTGATCACCCCCATCGCGCCCACCCTGCTCGCCATCGTCGGGGTCAGCACCGTCACCGCCGCGAAAATCATCGGCGAGACCGCCGGCATCAGCCGGTTCCGCTCCAGCGCCGCCTTCGCCATGCACGCCGGAACCGCACCCATTCCCGTCTGGTCCAGCGGCAAAACACAATTCCGGCTCAACCGCGGCGGCAACCGGCAACTCAACACCTGCCTGCACCGCATCGCCATCACCCAGCTCGCACACCACCCACCCGCACGCGACTACCGAGACCGCTGGACCACCACACGCCCACACGCCACCACCAAAGCAGCCCTGCGCGCCCTCAAACGACACCTCACCAACACCATCTACCGCGCCATGACAACCGACGCCACACTCCAACAAGATCAACTAAACCAAGCTGCTTGA
- a CDS encoding DDE-type integrase/transposase/recombinase encodes MSAQDEQKTRADRARAIGLFRYQLIREAADPAHSTKERGRLVRAIADAEHIDPFGRRVRISRQTVDRWIRDWREGGFDALVPNPRQPSARTPVEVMELAVALRRENPDRTAAGIRRILRAQLGWSPDERTLQRHFTRLGLSRSTSTVTSVFGRFEAERPNDLWTGDALHGPHVSGRKTYLFAFIDDHSRALVGYRFGFAEDTVRLAAALRPALASRGVPQAIYVDNGSAFVDAWLLRACASLGIKLTHSTPGRPQGRGKIERFFKTVRDQFLVEITGESDDVAGRHVVSDLLELNRLFAAWVETGYHRAVHSETGAPPLARWQAGGPFPLPRPAALTEAFLWEERRTVTKTATVSLHGNAYQVDVALVGRKVELVFDPFDLTTVEVRVAGVPAGTAVPHHIGRHAHPKARPETPPPTPAPTGINYARLLDDTHQAELAHRVNYAALTGDYHQAPGQLDLPTGDEVTR; translated from the coding sequence GTGAGCGCGCAAGACGAACAGAAAACGCGGGCCGATCGTGCCCGGGCCATCGGGTTGTTCCGATATCAACTGATCCGCGAGGCCGCCGATCCGGCGCACTCGACCAAGGAACGGGGCCGGTTGGTGCGGGCGATCGCCGACGCCGAGCACATCGACCCGTTCGGCCGGCGCGTCCGGATCTCGCGGCAGACCGTGGACCGCTGGATCCGGGACTGGCGCGAGGGCGGGTTCGACGCGCTGGTCCCCAACCCGCGTCAGCCCAGCGCGCGGACCCCGGTCGAGGTGATGGAGCTGGCGGTCGCGTTGCGACGGGAGAACCCGGATCGGACCGCGGCCGGGATCCGCCGGATCCTGCGCGCCCAGCTGGGCTGGTCGCCCGACGAGCGGACCCTGCAACGCCACTTCACCCGCCTCGGCCTGAGCCGTTCGACGAGCACGGTGACGTCGGTGTTCGGCCGGTTCGAAGCCGAGCGCCCCAACGATCTCTGGACCGGCGACGCGCTGCACGGGCCTCACGTCAGCGGCCGCAAAACGTACTTGTTCGCGTTCATCGATGATCATTCCCGCGCGTTGGTCGGCTATCGGTTCGGGTTCGCCGAGGACACCGTCCGCCTGGCCGCCGCGCTGCGCCCGGCTTTGGCGTCGCGCGGGGTTCCCCAGGCCATCTACGTCGACAACGGCTCGGCGTTCGTGGACGCTTGGCTGCTGCGGGCCTGCGCGAGCCTGGGCATCAAACTCACCCATTCCACCCCCGGCCGGCCGCAGGGCAGGGGCAAGATCGAGCGGTTCTTCAAAACCGTTCGTGATCAGTTCCTCGTCGAGATCACCGGCGAGTCCGACGATGTCGCCGGGCGGCATGTCGTGTCTGATCTGCTGGAGCTGAACCGGTTGTTCGCGGCTTGGGTCGAAACCGGCTATCACCGCGCGGTGCACTCCGAGACCGGGGCGCCGCCGCTGGCCCGCTGGCAGGCCGGCGGTCCGTTCCCGCTGCCGAGACCGGCGGCGCTGACCGAGGCGTTTCTCTGGGAGGAACGCCGCACTGTCACCAAAACCGCCACGGTTTCCTTGCACGGCAACGCCTACCAGGTCGACGTCGCCTTGGTCGGGCGGAAGGTGGAGCTGGTGTTCGACCCGTTCGACCTCACCACCGTCGAAGTCCGCGTCGCCGGCGTCCCCGCGGGGACCGCGGTTCCGCATCACATCGGCCGCCACGCCCATCCCAAAGCCCGCCCCGAAACCCCGCCACCCACACCGGCGCCGACCGGGATCAACTACGCCCGCCTGCTCGACGACACCCATCAGGCCGAGCTCGCCCACCGCGTCAACTACGCCGCCCTGACCGGCGATTACCACCAGGCCCCAGGGCAGCTCGACCTGCCCACCGGCGACGAGGTGACCCGATGA
- a CDS encoding ABC transporter ATP-binding protein has product MLSVRGLTKVYSGRTVVDNVSFDLQPGTVTAFLGPNGAGKSTTLRMITGLTPPTRGGSQIAGKAFRDWPNPAHIAGVLLDATAVHPGRTGGAHLRNAALLMGVPKGRVDEVLGQVGLGDAGGKKIGQYSLGMRQRLGLAHALMANPPVLMLDEPINGLDPVGIRAVRELLRGHAARGGTVLLSSHVLSEVDQTADRIVMIGNGRIVADGPIRELLSSHRSLVRGPDMAALAGALQRAGIRIQPSPDGQILADAPSQVVSDIAFKANVQVHGITDHQQNLEELFFRLSGSNHR; this is encoded by the coding sequence GTGCTGAGTGTGCGTGGCCTGACGAAGGTCTATTCGGGCCGGACGGTGGTCGACAACGTGTCGTTCGACCTGCAGCCGGGCACTGTCACGGCCTTCCTCGGCCCGAACGGCGCCGGTAAGTCGACCACGTTGCGGATGATCACCGGGCTGACCCCGCCGACCCGCGGCGGCAGTCAGATCGCGGGCAAGGCGTTCCGCGACTGGCCCAACCCCGCGCACATCGCCGGGGTGCTGCTGGACGCGACCGCGGTCCATCCCGGCCGGACCGGCGGCGCCCACCTGCGCAACGCCGCGCTGCTGATGGGCGTGCCGAAGGGCCGCGTCGACGAGGTGCTCGGCCAGGTCGGGCTCGGCGACGCGGGCGGCAAGAAGATCGGCCAGTACAGCCTGGGCATGCGGCAGCGGCTCGGCCTGGCGCACGCGCTGATGGCGAACCCGCCGGTGCTGATGCTCGACGAGCCGATCAACGGCCTCGACCCGGTCGGCATCAGGGCCGTGCGCGAGCTGCTGCGCGGCCACGCGGCGCGCGGCGGGACCGTGCTGCTGTCCAGCCACGTGCTGTCCGAAGTGGACCAGACGGCCGACCGCATCGTGATGATCGGCAACGGCCGGATCGTCGCCGACGGCCCGATCCGCGAGCTGCTCTCGTCCCACCGTTCGCTGGTGCGCGGCCCCGACATGGCGGCACTCGCCGGCGCGCTGCAGCGCGCGGGCATCCGCATCCAGCCGAGCCCGGACGGCCAGATACTGGCCGACGCGCCGAGCCAGGTCGTGTCGGACATCGCGTTCAAGGCCAACGTCCAGGTGCACGGCATCACCGACCACCAGCAGAACCTCGAAGAGCTCTTCTTCCGACTTTCCGGGAGCAACCACCGATGA
- a CDS encoding MCE family protein, producing the protein MKSFQKRNPVPIALVGITVLVLGLIAALNSEDLPVIGGGTTYSADFSEASGIQADNDVRVAGVKVGKVSDVELDGDKVKISFKVSGAWIGDKTSAAIKIKTVLGQKYLALDPQGTKPMDPGVTIPRDRTMAPYDVLDAFRDLSSTVDNIDTTQLAKSFDVISDTFKDTPDNVKGALNGLSKLSDTIASRDQKLANLLANTRQVSQTLVDRDAEVQKLLDDGNLLLNEVAKRKEAISNLLQGTKNLATQLQGLVDDNDKQLDPVLAQLDQLTSMLQRNQDSLAQGIAKFAPFIRVFTNTVGNGRWFDNYICGLLLPSIGPINEEGCYEK; encoded by the coding sequence ATGAAGTCGTTCCAGAAGCGCAATCCGGTGCCGATCGCGCTGGTCGGCATCACGGTGCTGGTGCTCGGCCTGATCGCGGCGCTGAACTCCGAGGACCTCCCGGTGATCGGCGGCGGCACGACCTACAGCGCGGACTTCAGCGAGGCGTCCGGCATCCAGGCCGACAACGACGTGCGCGTCGCGGGCGTGAAGGTCGGCAAGGTCTCCGACGTCGAACTCGACGGCGACAAGGTCAAGATCTCGTTCAAGGTGTCCGGCGCCTGGATCGGCGACAAGACCAGCGCCGCCATCAAGATCAAGACGGTGCTCGGCCAGAAGTACCTGGCGCTCGACCCGCAGGGCACCAAGCCGATGGACCCCGGCGTGACCATCCCGCGCGACCGCACGATGGCGCCGTACGACGTGCTCGATGCGTTCCGCGATCTCTCGTCGACCGTCGACAACATCGACACCACGCAGCTCGCGAAGAGCTTCGACGTCATCTCGGACACCTTCAAGGACACACCGGACAACGTGAAGGGCGCGCTCAACGGCCTTTCGAAGCTGTCCGACACGATCGCCTCGCGTGACCAGAAACTGGCGAACCTGCTGGCCAACACCAGGCAGGTCAGCCAGACACTGGTCGACCGCGACGCCGAGGTCCAGAAGCTGCTCGACGACGGCAACCTGCTGCTGAACGAGGTCGCCAAGCGCAAGGAAGCGATCAGCAACCTGCTCCAGGGCACCAAGAACCTCGCCACGCAGCTGCAGGGCCTGGTCGACGACAACGACAAGCAGCTCGACCCGGTGCTCGCCCAGCTCGACCAGCTGACCTCGATGCTGCAGCGCAACCAGGACTCGCTGGCGCAGGGCATCGCGAAGTTCGCGCCGTTCATCCGGGTGTTCACCAACACCGTCGGCAACGGCCGCTGGTTCGACAACTACATCTGCGGCCTGCTGCTGCCGTCGATCGGCCCGATCAACGAAGAGGGGTGCTACGAGAAATGA
- a CDS encoding MCE family protein — translation MRTKAFLAVSAVALSVSGCGFSGIYDIPLPGGAELGDHPYTVKVQFRDVLDLVPQAGVKVNEVPVGRVEAVGLAKDGWNAEVTVRVNGDVKLPANALANIRQSSLLGEKFVELAAPSGGQGTLADGATIPLARTNRNVEVEEILGSLSLLLNGGGVDQLNTITKELNNATEGREPDIQALLNNADELVSSLDQQSGNITKALDGLNRLSATLNAQKDTAVKAIDNLGPGLGVLEQQRGQLVTMLSALNNLSGVATETINKSKEDLVADLKALLPTLQKLGEAGSNLPKALELLLTFPFADSAYDAVKGDYFNLYAKVDLNLNEILQNLGRSRQNPLDGILPVPGLTGGVQGVPANQPPPLPIPGLFGGSAQQAPAGGTGASPQQTGPGGIFNLLSGGI, via the coding sequence ATGCGTACCAAGGCTTTCCTCGCCGTCTCGGCGGTGGCGCTGAGCGTCTCCGGCTGCGGCTTCAGCGGGATCTACGACATCCCGCTGCCCGGTGGCGCCGAGCTCGGCGATCACCCGTACACGGTCAAGGTCCAGTTCCGCGACGTGCTCGACCTCGTGCCGCAGGCGGGCGTCAAGGTCAACGAGGTGCCGGTCGGCCGGGTCGAAGCCGTCGGGCTGGCCAAGGACGGCTGGAACGCCGAGGTGACCGTGCGGGTCAACGGCGACGTGAAGCTGCCTGCCAACGCGCTGGCGAACATCCGGCAGTCGAGCCTGCTCGGCGAGAAGTTCGTCGAACTCGCCGCGCCGTCCGGCGGTCAGGGCACGCTCGCCGACGGCGCGACGATCCCGCTCGCGCGCACCAACCGCAACGTCGAGGTCGAGGAGATCCTGGGCTCGCTTTCCCTGCTGCTCAACGGTGGCGGGGTCGACCAGCTCAACACGATCACCAAGGAACTCAACAACGCGACCGAGGGCCGCGAGCCGGACATCCAGGCGCTGCTGAACAACGCGGACGAGCTGGTGTCCAGTTTGGACCAGCAGTCCGGCAACATCACCAAGGCGCTCGACGGACTGAACCGGCTTTCGGCGACGCTCAACGCGCAGAAGGACACCGCGGTCAAGGCGATCGACAACCTCGGCCCCGGGCTCGGCGTGCTCGAACAGCAGCGTGGCCAGCTGGTGACCATGCTCAGCGCGCTCAACAACCTCTCGGGTGTCGCGACCGAAACGATCAACAAGAGCAAGGAAGACCTCGTCGCCGACCTCAAGGCTCTGCTGCCGACGCTGCAGAAGCTCGGCGAGGCAGGCTCGAACCTTCCGAAGGCTTTGGAACTGCTCCTGACGTTCCCGTTCGCCGACAGCGCTTACGACGCGGTCAAGGGTGACTACTTCAACCTGTACGCGAAGGTCGACCTGAACCTGAACGAGATCCTGCAGAACCTGGGCCGCAGCAGGCAGAACCCGCTCGACGGCATCCTCCCGGTGCCGGGGCTGACCGGCGGCGTCCAGGGCGTGCCGGCGAACCAGCCGCCGCCGTTGCCGATACCCGGCCTGTTCGGCGGGAGCGCCCAGCAGGCGCCGGCCGGCGGCACGGGCGCGAGCCCGCAGCAGACCGGTCCCGGTGGGATCTTCAACCTTCTGTCCGGGGGGATCTGA
- a CDS encoding MCE family protein, whose product MRGLLAPLIKLSIFILVTVLFTTVLGISIANINTTSTNSYKARFSDATLLLANDDVRIAGVRVGQVKDVKIVDKRQAEVEFEVDAGRRLPAGVTAQIKFRNLVGQRYVSLGEGTDDSGKMLEPGGSIPIDRTTPALDLTELFNGFKPLFVALNPEDVNKLSYEVIQVLQGEGGTIDSLLAHTASLTTAIANKDQVIGEVIDNLNSTLETVNAHSPQLSDLIVKVQQLVSGLAQDRKPIGDAIDSLGKLADTTAGLLEKGRQPLKDDLAALGTLTKNLNDNEPVVEHFIQFLPQKVAALSRTADYGSWFNFYLCEAKGSVALPPLINEPIDLPILPATRARCGA is encoded by the coding sequence ATGAGGGGACTGCTCGCACCGCTGATCAAGCTGAGCATCTTCATCCTGGTCACCGTGCTGTTCACCACCGTGCTGGGCATCAGCATCGCGAACATCAACACGACCAGCACCAACAGCTACAAGGCGCGGTTCTCCGACGCGACGCTGCTGCTGGCCAACGACGACGTCCGCATCGCGGGTGTCCGAGTCGGCCAGGTGAAGGACGTCAAGATCGTCGACAAGCGCCAGGCCGAGGTCGAGTTCGAGGTCGACGCCGGCCGCAGGCTGCCTGCCGGGGTCACCGCGCAGATCAAGTTCCGCAACCTGGTCGGCCAGCGCTACGTCTCGCTCGGCGAGGGCACCGACGACTCGGGCAAGATGCTCGAGCCGGGCGGCAGCATCCCGATCGACCGGACGACGCCCGCGCTCGACCTGACCGAGCTGTTCAACGGCTTCAAGCCGCTGTTCGTCGCGCTCAACCCGGAGGACGTCAACAAGCTGTCCTACGAGGTCATCCAGGTGCTGCAGGGCGAAGGCGGCACGATCGACAGCCTGCTGGCGCACACGGCGTCGCTGACCACCGCGATCGCCAACAAGGACCAGGTGATCGGCGAGGTCATCGACAACCTCAACAGCACGCTGGAGACGGTCAACGCGCACAGCCCGCAGCTGTCCGACCTGATCGTCAAGGTCCAGCAGCTGGTCTCGGGCCTGGCGCAGGACCGCAAGCCGATCGGCGACGCGATCGACTCGCTCGGCAAGCTCGCCGACACCACGGCCGGGCTGCTGGAGAAGGGGCGTCAGCCGCTCAAGGACGACCTCGCCGCGCTCGGCACGCTGACCAAGAACCTCAACGACAACGAGCCGGTCGTCGAACACTTCATCCAGTTCCTGCCCCAGAAGGTCGCCGCGCTGTCCCGCACGGCCGACTACGGCTCCTGGTTCAACTTCTACCTCTGTGAGGCGAAGGGCAGTGTGGCCTTGCCCCCGTTGATCAACGAGCCGATCGACCTGCCCATCCTGCCCGCGACCAGGGCCAGGTGTGGCGCATGA
- a CDS encoding MCE family protein — protein sequence MMSTRLGQTLTRGFTLAVVLALVVATALWWTLKDAGRNHLTAYFATAVGLYEGNSVRMLGVDMGKVTKVEPIGNQVKVELEYDSSVAVPADAQALIVAPSLVSDRYVQLAPAYKGGAKIADRATIPLNRTSVPLEVDDLYASLARVTESLGPNGANKNGSLSDLLKTVAKNFDGNGEALNETITKLGQASGTLAGNKDDLFKTIQNLAGFSQTLADSDGQVRKFEQQLADVSGFLAGEKENLAETVKQLGITLESVSDFIERNRDRLKSNVDKLASVTKTLVDQRGALAEILDVAPVGLGNVVNSYNAASGTLDARANLNELTQPPLVMICNLIKQTPKALDLIGDTCKSLAGVLDGAVPLPSIAQVIAASNNGTIPELPLPLTGAPRTTGGK from the coding sequence ATGATGAGCACCCGACTGGGACAGACGCTCACCCGCGGCTTCACGCTCGCCGTGGTGCTGGCGCTGGTCGTCGCCACCGCGCTGTGGTGGACGCTCAAGGACGCCGGCCGCAACCACCTGACCGCCTACTTCGCCACCGCCGTCGGCCTCTACGAGGGCAACAGCGTGCGGATGCTCGGCGTCGACATGGGCAAGGTGACCAAGGTCGAGCCGATCGGCAACCAGGTCAAGGTCGAGCTGGAGTACGACAGCTCGGTCGCGGTGCCCGCCGACGCGCAGGCGCTGATCGTGGCTCCGTCGCTGGTCAGCGACCGGTACGTGCAGCTCGCGCCCGCGTACAAGGGCGGCGCGAAGATCGCCGACCGGGCGACCATCCCGCTCAACCGGACCTCGGTGCCGCTGGAGGTCGACGACCTCTACGCCAGCCTCGCGCGGGTGACCGAGTCGCTCGGTCCCAACGGCGCCAACAAGAACGGCTCGCTCTCGGACCTGCTCAAGACCGTCGCGAAGAACTTCGACGGCAACGGCGAGGCGCTCAACGAGACGATCACCAAGCTCGGGCAGGCGTCCGGGACGCTCGCGGGCAACAAGGACGACCTGTTCAAGACCATCCAGAACCTCGCGGGCTTCTCGCAGACGCTGGCCGACAGCGACGGCCAGGTCCGCAAGTTCGAGCAACAGCTCGCCGACGTCAGCGGATTCTTGGCCGGTGAGAAGGAAAACCTCGCCGAGACGGTCAAGCAGCTCGGCATCACGCTGGAGTCGGTCAGCGACTTCATCGAGCGCAACCGCGACCGGCTCAAGTCCAATGTGGACAAGCTGGCCAGCGTGACCAAGACGCTGGTCGACCAGCGCGGCGCGCTCGCGGAGATCCTCGACGTGGCGCCGGTCGGCCTCGGCAACGTGGTCAACAGCTACAACGCCGCGTCCGGCACGCTCGACGCGCGCGCCAACCTCAACGAGCTCACCCAGCCGCCGCTGGTGATGATCTGCAACCTGATCAAGCAGACGCCGAAGGCGCTCGACCTGATCGGTGACACCTGCAAGTCGCTGGCCGGGGTGCTCGACGGCGCGGTGCCGCTGCCGTCGATCGCGCAGGTGATCGCGGCGTCGAATAACGGGACCATCCCGGAGCTGCCGCTGCCGCTCACCGGCGCGCCGCGCACCACGGGAGGAAAGTGA
- a CDS encoding ExeA family protein, whose product MIDRLQGFFGFTRMPFGRDLAPGMLHRHAAHSEAVARIGWCVTERRIGVITGEVGAGKTVAIRTALSTLDSSRHTIIYLPNPTIGVRGIHHQIVAALGGQPLVHHATLVPQTADALATEQDERGRTPVLVLDEAHLLDHAQLESIRMLTNHDMDSTSPFACLLVGQPTLRRRMKMGALAALDQRIGLRYAMPPMTSEETGGYLRHHLGLVGRSDTLFSDDATALIHQTSRGYPRAVNNLALQSLVAAYAEDKTIVDESSTRTAVAEVTTE is encoded by the coding sequence ATGATCGACCGCCTGCAAGGATTCTTCGGGTTCACCCGTATGCCCTTCGGCCGCGATCTCGCCCCGGGGATGCTGCACCGCCACGCCGCCCACAGCGAAGCCGTCGCCCGCATCGGGTGGTGCGTCACCGAACGCCGCATCGGGGTGATCACCGGCGAGGTCGGCGCCGGCAAAACCGTCGCCATCCGCACCGCACTATCCACGCTGGACAGCAGCAGGCACACCATCATCTACCTGCCCAACCCGACCATCGGGGTCCGCGGCATCCACCACCAGATCGTCGCCGCCCTCGGCGGGCAACCCCTGGTCCACCACGCCACCCTCGTTCCCCAAACCGCCGACGCGCTGGCCACCGAGCAAGACGAACGCGGCCGCACACCCGTCCTGGTCCTCGACGAAGCGCACCTGCTCGACCACGCCCAACTGGAATCGATCAGGATGCTCACCAACCACGACATGGACTCCACCAGCCCGTTCGCCTGCCTGCTGGTCGGCCAGCCCACCCTGCGCCGGCGGATGAAAATGGGCGCACTCGCCGCGCTGGACCAACGCATCGGGCTGCGCTACGCCATGCCGCCCATGACATCTGAGGAAACCGGCGGCTACCTGCGCCACCACCTCGGTCTCGTCGGACGATCCGACACCCTGTTCTCCGACGACGCCACCGCGCTGATCCACCAAACCAGCCGCGGCTATCCCCGCGCGGTCAACAACCTCGCCCTGCAATCACTCGTCGCCGCCTACGCCGAAGACAAAACCATCGTCGACGAATCCTCCACCCGCACCGCCGTCGCCGAAGTCACGACAGAATGA
- a CDS encoding SEC-C metal-binding domain-containing protein produces the protein MEELFSSDDLDAFGAIVPGEDPRALGVELIRIVDENLLEDPADAQYALALAAEKFESVGDLEGALALAKRSVRVSSRPGTLDPHGPRVMVGDYLWKLGRADEAMAQFEALRPLLREDSSIARSLPEIMERCGYAELAVEWMTEALPDAISRDPELARNRAAGTMLVVRSRMRADLGLPEDEYDELADALRQNPEAPPRYSGSALLFWPRAEFERLVLLWPALSKEFGVGWDEHRAMVEREMQLAATEEPGPFGVLPGEVRELIDFAGPDEYAPDFIEAYEAELADAGVETAWPPGRNDTCWCRSGAKYKKCCLPRSR, from the coding sequence ATGGAGGAACTCTTCTCGTCGGACGATCTCGACGCGTTCGGCGCGATCGTGCCGGGTGAGGATCCGCGCGCACTCGGCGTGGAACTCATCCGGATCGTCGACGAGAACCTGCTCGAAGATCCGGCGGACGCGCAGTACGCCTTGGCGCTCGCCGCGGAGAAGTTCGAGTCGGTCGGCGACCTCGAAGGCGCGCTGGCGCTGGCCAAACGTTCGGTGCGAGTCAGTTCACGGCCGGGCACGCTCGATCCGCATGGTCCACGGGTGATGGTGGGCGACTACCTGTGGAAACTGGGCCGCGCGGACGAGGCGATGGCCCAGTTCGAAGCGCTGCGGCCACTGCTGCGGGAAGACTCGTCCATCGCCCGGTCCTTGCCCGAGATCATGGAGCGGTGCGGGTACGCCGAGCTGGCCGTCGAGTGGATGACCGAGGCGTTGCCCGACGCGATCAGCCGTGATCCCGAGCTGGCCCGCAACCGGGCGGCAGGGACCATGCTCGTGGTTCGCTCCCGGATGCGTGCCGACCTCGGGCTTCCCGAGGACGAGTACGACGAACTCGCGGACGCGCTCCGCCAGAACCCGGAGGCGCCGCCGCGGTACAGCGGGTCCGCGCTCTTGTTCTGGCCGCGCGCCGAATTCGAACGCCTGGTGTTGCTCTGGCCCGCGCTCAGCAAGGAATTCGGCGTCGGCTGGGACGAACACCGAGCCATGGTCGAACGCGAGATGCAGCTCGCCGCGACCGAGGAGCCGGGGCCGTTCGGGGTGCTGCCCGGCGAGGTTCGCGAGCTCATCGACTTCGCAGGCCCCGACGAATACGCGCCCGACTTCATCGAGGCTTACGAAGCGGAGCTGGCCGACGCCGGCGTCGAAACCGCGTGGCCGCCAGGCCGCAACGACACGTGCTGGTGCCGCTCAGGCGCCAAGTACAAGAAGTGCTGCCTGCCCCGGTCCCGCTGA